A genome region from Penicillium psychrofluorescens genome assembly, chromosome: 3 includes the following:
- a CDS encoding uncharacterized protein (ID:PFLUO_005349-T1.cds;~source:funannotate) — MSFIQRISKRLPAAPSLPLEDVPPEKGHALPRFAFFRRRIRLKGNSSISIPLGFVLLFPCLVIVLILLLFVRHPSSPGGILIPAGTPPSIRKISEQHDKVFATGCLPIDPDGPKGPRANAAFVVLARNKELDGVIQSLKSIERHFNRWWHYPYVFLNDGDFDDDFIDTVKNYTSAPVEFGKIDSSMWGFPDWVDHDVAKEGIRKQGDAAIMYGGMESYHHMCRFYSGFFYKHPLLLKYEWYWRLEPEINDPFMKMIEANKTYGFTIAVKELRETVPNIFRYASAYKRKNKLPSKGLWEMFIERPEGGPPPQEEKKQEPLPEEILQTDPANNNLEDIDPESMEGESYNMCHFWSNFEIARLDWFRSKEYEDFFNMMDRSGGFWMERWGDAPIHSLAAGALLAPSDIHYFRDFGYRHTTIQHCPANAPARQLTRIPYLEKTTEDEKKRIEEDEYWATPDAVKENGVGCRCRCDTDIVDVEGKQGSCLPDWVEVAGGWSSP; from the exons ATGAGCTTCATCCAACGGATTTCCAAACGGCTGCCCGCCGCGCCGAGTTTGCCACTCGAGGATGTTCCGCCTGAAAAAGGTCACGCCCTTCCCAGATTCGCCTTCTTTCGGCGGAGAATAAGGTTGAAGGGCAACTCGTCGATCTCGATACCCCTGGGATTTGTCTTACTATTTCCATGTCTTGTAATTGTTTTGATTCTACTTCTTTTCGTCCGACATCCTTCGTCCCCCGGGGGTATCTTAATTCCAGCGGGCACTCCGCCCTCTATCCG AAAAATCAGCGAACAACACGATAAAGTCTTCGCAACCGGCTGTCTCCCAATCGACCCGGACGGGCCGAAAGGCCCTCGCGCAAATGCTGCCTTTGTCGTACTGGCGAGGAACAAGGAACTGGACGGCGTCATTCAGTCGCTTAAGTCGATCGAGAGACATTTCAATCGGTGGTGGCACTACCCTTATGTCTTCCTGAACGATGGCGACTTTGACGATGATTTCATCGATACCGTGAAAAACTACACGTCCGCGCCTGTGGAGTTTGGCAAGATTGACAGCTCCATGTGGGGTTTCCCCGACTGGGTCGACCATGACGTTGCCAAGGAGGGCATTCGAAAGCAGGGTGACGCTGCTATCATGTACGGTGGAATGGAGAGTTATCACCACATGTGCAGATTCTACTCAGG ATTCTTCTACAAGCATCCTCTTCTGCTGAAGTACGAGTGGTACTGGCGTCTGGAGCCCGAGATCAA TGATCCATTCATGAAGATGATCGAGGCGAACAAAACCTATGGCTTCACTATTGCCGTTAAGGAACTCCGGGAGACGGTTCCCAACATCTTCCGGTATGCGTCAGCCTACAAGCGCAAGAACAAGCTCCCATCCAAGGGCCTATGGGAGATGTTTATTGAACGTCCAGAGGGAGGCCCACCCCCgcaagaagagaagaaacaggAGCCACTCCCCGAGGAAATCTTGCAGACTGACCCTGCCAACAACAACCTGGAAGATATTGACCCGGAGTCCATGGAGGGCGAGTCTTACAACATGTGCCATTTCTGGAGTAACTTCGAGATTGCGCGCCTGGATTGGTTCCGCAGTAAGGAGTATGAGGATTTTTTCAACATGATGGATCGGAGCGGTGGCTTCTGGATGGAACGGTGGGGTGATGCACCTATCCATTCCCTCGCAGCCGGTGCTCTTCTCGCCCCCAGCGATATTCACTACTTCCGTGATTTCGGCTACCGGCACACCACGATCCAGCATTGCCCTGCCAATGCCCCCGCTCGGCAGTTGACCCGCATTCCCTACCTCGAGAAAACCActgaggatgagaagaaacGGATTGAGGAAGACGAATACTGGGCCACCCCCGATGCGGTCAAGGAGAACGGTGTCGGGTGTCGGTGCAGATGCGATACCGACATcgtggatgtcgagggcAAACAAGGCAGTTGCCTCCCAGACTGGGTCGAGGTCGCTGGCGGCTGGTCCTCACCATAG
- a CDS encoding uncharacterized protein (ID:PFLUO_005350-T1.cds;~source:funannotate) — protein MSSLPRSSEGQSSQTPAIPVPNRPIDQLLPPPSRNGHVNLNFSPVNENGSFEFDRVLKTGRVFRRVKHKHVFRASWKPAYIVLRPNLLSVYKDEETTRLRVSITLSEVTAVAPVKATRSSRQHVFGVFTPSKNYRFEATSERDAEDWIRRIRTETPVGEDEEAFLALSKKPRPPAIQKQLIEDTTDHSDFDQTCRASSPELGRAVSSSPVSPRPISPRRRAQRLSYTQEYSGNEITSYSELSDASPPPDSGHLRSMPSLNNLSRSVNNLSRSAPEEKPLPLPRDTSRQSVRDPERVVCHGYLQGLRIKGTVRQWKRLWVVLRPKSLAFYKDEQEYSALRVLHMSHIIDAAEVDPISRSKKFCLQIIAEEKTYRLCAPDEESLARWLGALKSILAARKKLEPSSTF, from the exons ATGAGCTCGCTCCCTCGTTCCTCCGAGGGGCAGAGCTCCCAGACGCCTGCCATCCCCGTGCCCAACCGTCCTATCGATCAACTACTCCCGCCACCTTCCCGCAACGGCCACGTCAATCTCAACTTCTCGCCCGTCAACGAGAACGGCAGCTTCGAGTTCGACCGAGTCTTGAAGACGGGAAGGGTGTTCCGGCGGGTGAAGCACAAGCAT GTCTTCCGAGCCTCATGGAAACCCGCCTATATCGTCCTCCGACCCAACCTGCTCTCCGTGTACAAAGATGAAGAAACCACCCGCTTGCGGGTATCCATTACCTTGTCCGAGGTGACGGCCGTGGCTCCGGTCAAGGCCACTCGCTCGAGTCGACAGCATGTCTTCGGCGTGTTCACCCCCTCCAAAAACTACCGCTTCGAGGCCACCTCCGAGCGCGACGCGGAAGACTGGATCCGCCGCATCCGCACAGAGACCCCCGtgggcgaggacgaagaggccTTTCTGGCGCTGTCGAAGAAGCCCCGCCCGCCAGCGATCCAAAAGCAGCTCATTGAGGACACCACCGACCACTCGGACTTTGACCAGACGTGCCGCGCCAGCTCCCCAGAGCTTGGCCGCGCAGTCTCGTCCTCTCCAGTCTCGCCCCGTCCAATCTCGCCTCGCCGCCGGGCCCAGCGCCTATCCTACACACAGGAATACTCCGGGAACGAAATCACATCGTACTCAGAACTATCAGAcgcatctccgccgccagATAGCGGCCACCTACGGTCTATGCCATCCCTCAACAATCTGTCCAGATCCGTAAATAATCTGTCCCGATCCGCGCCGGAGGAGAAGCCCCTCCCCTTGCCGCGAGACACCAGCCGGCAGTCCGTTCGGGACCCAGAGCGTGTCGTCTGCCACGGGTACCTGCAAGGCCTGCGTATCAAGGGAACCGTACGCCAATGGAAACGGCTGTGGGTCGTGCTTCGTCCCAAGAGCTTGGCTTTCTATAAGGACGAGCAGGAGTACTCCGCCCTCCGCGTCCTCCACATGTCGCACATCATCGACGCGGCCGAGGTCGACCCCATTTCGCGCTCGAAGAAGTTTTGCCTGCAGATCATCGCCGAGGAAAAGACCTACCGACTCTGCGCGCCGGACGAAGAATCCCTGGCGCGTTGGTTAGGTGCCTTGAAGAGTATCCTTGCGGCTCGCAAGAAACTGGAGCCGTCGTCTACTTTTTAA
- a CDS encoding uncharacterized protein (ID:PFLUO_005351-T1.cds;~source:funannotate) yields MPIYASRPLELPKIFGKAVLSDFGSAVRGDEKRNHDAQPNVYRSPEVMLKTEWSYPIDIWNVGVMVWDLFEGKHMFNGNDPDGKGYSTRAHLAEVIGVLGPPPLSLLKRGRRSHEFFTEDGHWRNEIEVPGNIALENSEEFLSGRNKEMFLNFMKGMLQWRPEDRKTAKELLQDPWLNDC; encoded by the exons ATGCCTATATATGCTTCCCGACCTCTTGAATTGCCTAAAATATTTGGCAAGGCGGTTCTCAGTGATTTTGGTTCAGCTGTACGGGGCGATGAAAAGAGAAACCATGATGCTCAGCCCAACGTTTACCGATCTCCCGAAGTGATGTTGAAAACCGAGTGGAGCTATCCTATTGATATTTGGAATGTCGGAGTCATG GTGTGGGATCTATTCGAGGGCAAACACATGTTCAATGGGAACGACCCAGATGGCAAGGGCTATTCCACCCGAGCACACCTTGCTGAAGTTATTGGGGTTTTAGGCCCCCCTCCATTGTCCCTGCTCAAGCGTGGAAGACGAAGTCATGAGTTTTTCACTGAAGATG GACACTGGAGAAATGAGATTGAAGTACCAGGAAACATTGCATTGGAAAACTCGGAAGAATTCCTTAGCGGACGAAATAAAGAGATGTTCTTAAATTTCATGAAGGGAATGCTTCAATGGCGACCAGAGGATAGAAAGACAGCCAAGGAACTACTGCAGGATCCGTGGCTCAATGACTGCTAA
- a CDS encoding uncharacterized protein (ID:PFLUO_005352-T1.cds;~source:funannotate) — protein MSSGPEIQAFTLMGSARHTVGIGLLLIVVVLWTASNFLASTIFADNTYSKPFFVTYVNTSLFILPLFTILFGRLWRLWRSKRLSQITSFQSLLKHLDSHDPKAEEEQAILYAAAVEDDLYDHEGRASAQYVRPMRNDPNAKLGLKATAKLSFEFCLLWFVANYFAMACLQYTTVGSATILTSTSGVWTLIFGAILRVEKFTARKLLGVLASLIGVILISRVDLSKPDTSAPSVDGSEGSFPHKTSSEIALGDAMAAFSSIMYGVYTIVMKKQVGDESRVNMQLFFGLVGFFNLVLLWPGFIVLHWTGVEPFALPSTSRVWMIIIINSFSSFFSDIAWAYAMLLTTPLVVTVGLSLTIPLSLVGQIVLQAQYAPLLYWVGASIVFMSFLVVNRESQGEDVVGPVAVSGAGAGTGARVSSGEYESIPPSEIVR, from the exons ATGTCGTCCGGCCCCGAGATACAAGCCTTCACCCTGATGGGTTCTGCCAGACATACCGTGGGAATCGGCCTACTGCTGATcgtggtggtgctgtggaCGGCGTCGAACTTCCTCGCAAGC ACCATCTTCGCAGACAATACCTACTCCAAGCCCTTCTTCGTGACCTACGTTAATACCTCGCTGTTCATCCTACCGCTTTTCACCATCCTATTTGGTCGTCTGTGGCGGCTCTGGCGCTCTAAAAGACTGTCCCAGATCACCTCCTTCCAGAGCCTGCTCAAGCATTTGGACTCGCACGATCCcaaggctgaggaggagcaggctaTTCTGTACGCTGCGGCTGTGGAGGATGATCTCTACGACCACGAGGGACGGGCGAGCGCGCAGTATGTACGGCCGATGCGGAATGATCCAAATGCAAAGCTGGGGTTGAAGGCGACGGCGAAGCTGAGTTTTGAGTTTTGTTTACTTTGG TTTGTT GCGAACTACTTTGCCATGGCATGTCTCCAGTACACGACCGTGGGCAGCGCGACCATCCTCACCTCGACGAGCG GCGTCTGGAccctcatcttcggcgccATACTCCGCGTGGAGAAATTCACCGCGCGCAAACTCCTCGGCGTCCTCGCCTCCCTAATAGGAGTCATCCTTATTTCGCGCGTCGACCTCTCCAAACCAGACACCAGCGCCCCATCCGTCGACGGCAGCGAGGGATCCTTCCCGCACAAAACTTCCTCGGAGATCGCCCTCGGCGACGCAATGGCAGCGTTCAGCTCGATCATGTACGGCGTGTACACGATcgtgatgaagaagcaagTCGGCGACGAGTCGCGCGTAAACATGcagctcttcttcggacTAGTGGGCTTCTTCAATCTCGTCCTCCTGTGGCCCGGGTTCATAGTTCTGCACTGGACGGGCGTGGAGCCGTTTGCGCTGCCGAGCACGAGTCGGGTCTGGATGattatcatcatcaactCATTCTCCTCATTTTTCTCCGACATCGCCTGGGCCTACGCTATGCTCCTTACCACACCGCTCGTCGTCACCGTCGGTCTCAGCCTGACGATCCCGCTCTCCCTGGTCGGCCAGATTGTCCTGCAGGCTCAGTATGCTCCGCTGCTGTACTGGGTTGGTGCTAGTATTGTGTTCATGTCCTTTCTCGTGGTCAACCGCGAGAGCCAGGGTGAGGACGTGGTCGGTCCAGTTGCTGTTTCAGGCGCAGGTGCGGGCACAGGTGCCAGAGTGTCGTCGGGGGAGTACGAAAGTATTCCCCCGAGTGAAATAGTGCGGTAG